The region GTCAAATCTAGCAAAACTTGCagtgtaatttaaatttaaacaaagtGATAGCAAAGTCACAAACATAGTTCCATGCCAAGATTATCGTTATTCTGTGCTCTGTTGTTCCCACCACATGACTCACGCCCAGCCTTTGAGCTGGTATGaatcaggaaagaaagaacataatCAGCATAAAACAGAAGGGCAGACAGAAAGCCAAATTCAGCCTGCAGATCCATGTTTTGTTATTTGATGCTGTTTTGATTTTGAACTAATAATTTATCTACAAAGTGTGCACAAAATAGGGAATTTTTGCACAGAAAATTTAAGTCCATAATAAAATTGTGTGTATAAATTCATACTGATTGATTAGAAGTAGTTCAAATTTAGTCTTTCCAACTGAAATGAACCCTGCAGTGACACCGTAGTTAATGAGTTcatcttatataattttataagtaaTGGGAGCTGTGTGGTATAAACTTACCCAGTCCACCCTAATTTGGTTCCATGTGGATTAGccggccttccttccttccttccttcctctctccctctctccctcccttctttccttccttccttctctccctgtttccttcctccctcccttcctttcctctgcaaAGTACTGGTGAGCTACACATTCAAATTACCTTTCTCAATACTGAAATGGAAATTGGCTTTAGATGGAATCAAATTTATCACTCCCAGATACTAACGCTgtcagtaaaaaaagaaaaaaagaagaagaaaaaaaatattataggaatgccacattttatttaaattgactTCAGTTAAgggctttttgttgttattttgctctttttttcttctgtagtttTTTCCTTATCAATATTTGCCTTCTTTTCCTCATATTCCACTCCTAAGTTaccaaaatatttgaaacaagcAGTAGTACTGCCAATATTTTATGTCTGTCTTTTGAAATGAGAGAATGTGCAATTTTTAAGATATATCCAACCAAAATTTTAATTGTCTTCAAGGATTAAGATGCTGATTCTGCCTCCAGTTCCAGTTCCAAAGATTAAAGGAATTGATCCAGATCTCTTCAAGGTGATTAACAAATTATCTAAGTTATAGATGACACTAATTAAATGATACCTGAAAAACATCGTCTTGTGTTGAGAGCTTTAGCAAGCGATATGTAACGCATTCTATTTTTTGTGCcccttctggggaaaaaaattttcaaatagtacatttcttaaaatgatgtcttatatatttaaaacttcttCACTATTATGTATTTTTAGTATGTGATTCTGTTACTATTGTCTCTATTATAACCATAATTAGTCTCTTAATGTTATTTGTGAAATGCCTTAACCATTATGAGTTTCTTTGCGTagatcttaatttttctttctgtgttctaGGAAGGAAAATTAGAAGAGGTGAACACAATCTTAGCTGTTCATGACAACTATAAACCTGAATTCTACAATGATGACTCTTGGGTTGAATTCATTGAGCTAGATATTGATGACCTTGATGAAAAGACTGAAGGATCAGACACAGACAGACTTCTGAGCAATGACCGTCAAAAATCACTTCATATCCTTGGGGCGAAGGATGACGACTCTGGACGTACCAGCTGTTATGACCCAGACATTCTGGAGGCTGATTTTGATGCTGGTGACATGGGTGATGATACCTCCAAGGTTGCTCAGCCACAGAGGTTAAAAGGGGAAGCAGATCTCTTGTGCCTTGATGTGAAGAATCAAAACAACCCACCTTTCAGCGATGCTCCCCCTGCTACTCAGGAGCCCAGTGTTACCCCAGCAGAGGAAAACAAACCCAGACCACTTCTTCTCGGCGACGCTGAGTCAACTCATCCAGCTGCCCATGCTCAGCTAAGCAATCCGAGCTCACTGGCCAACATTGACTTCTACGCCCAGGTAAGCGACATCACACCAGCAGGGAGTGTGGTCCTTTCCCCGGGCCAAAAGAATAAGGCAGGGATATCCCAGTGTGACACGCATCCAGAAGTGGTCTCGTTCTGCCAAGCAAACTTCATCATGGACAACGCCTACTTCTGCGAGGCAGATGCCAAGAAGTGCATCGCGGCAGCCCCGCACGTGGAGGTTGACTCACGTGCTGAGACCAGCTTTAACCAGGAAGACATTTACATCACCACAGAAAGCCTTACCACTACTGCTGGCAGGTCTGGGACCTCAGAGCGGGCCCCGAGCTCTGAGACGCCCGTCCCAGACTACACCTCCATTCACATAGTACAGTCTCCGCAGGGCCTCCTACTCAATGCCATGGCCTTGCCCTTGCCCGACAAAGAGTTCCTCTCCTCTTGTGGCTATGTGAGCACAGACCAACTGAACAAAATCATGCCGTAGCCTTTCTCTGATTTCCCGTGAGCTAAATATTTAATGGCAAAGAGTGGGCTGGGGCCTGAATGCTTAAACCAAAACAATGTTTAAACCTTTTTGAGCTGGGGGGGTCGGGGAGTGTGGATTCTAAATGCCTTTTCCTGAAACGTTGAAacatgatgttaaaaaaaaaatgagaacacttAATCAGATAGATATTCCTGTTGcgaattgtaaatattttaaagcattgtcTCAAAGATTGTTTAGTGGCAGTGATTGTCTCGTTATTGTGGGTGTTAATTTTGTGATGCTATGCATTGAATGGCTGTGTTTTTAACGTAGAGTAAATCATGCTTTTTGAAAAAGCGAACAATCAGGTGGCTTCTGCATTTCGGGAAAATCGAATGCACAATATAGCacaggctaattttttttttacatgtttggGAGCTGAGAATATAAGTATGAAGACAAAAAATAGTTTGgatatgtaaaatttattttggcaTAAAATTGATgaagatatttttcatatttacacTTCAAGCATGGCTTTTTTCTATCACCCAACCCACTGTGCGCTGAGGGGCACGAGGGCCTGTCTGAAGAATGTATCAGCAGCAGTCTGAAGCCGCTGTGAGGCTGAGGTCAGTGCAcctcaagaaaacaaacagacaagttAGTTTTTTACAGAGCCCTTTTTATACCTCCCAAACTCCTTAAACGCTTCTAAAATGATTGTAGTCACCCAAATGATTGGAACGTGCTCCTCCTAgctgaattttttaaactttgttcatttaggaatcttttaaaatgtttgcacaGGCCCACGTATCATGAACCAGAAAGCAAACACACAACAAAACCCTTTCTTCCCCCAATTTCGGTTCGTGTCAGAGCACCACTCCTAAGAGAAGTAGAAGGTTGAGCCGGTTCACGTTGGTGAGGAtgctgcaggggagaggggagtggagcCGAGGCGCAGGGGGGCCGGTGTTCAGCGCACACCCACCGGGAGAGGAAAGCCCAGAGCCGCCACAGCAGGCTCTCCGCAAGTGCAGTTCTCTAGGAGTTACCTGAGAAGGGAATGAGGTACGGGAAGCGTTGTGTAAGTCGAAGCAGGTCATAATGAAACTAAGCAGATGACGGAATAAAGGGTGCAGAGAAACGGGTTTTGGTTTCACAGTGTGGAGCCAGGAGTATACTCATGATTTACGGTGAAGAGAAACAGGAGAGACAAGATCCCAAATCCCCCAGATAACTCGATGTTTACTCAAACCTACAGCAGAAACTCTGCCTCACCCCACCTTGTATAGGGTGTATTGAAAGTAGTAAAAGAAGATACTACATCATTTTTTTATTCCCCCTTGAGTGGATTGGCCTCGAAGCAGGTAGTCAGAAGAAAACCAAGGGGCCCGAGCCATTTATGAATTATCACTCAATCCCTTAATAACCTAAACATCATGCTTCGGGGCATCGGGACAGCTCCCCAAGAGTTTTTATCAAAAGGAGAAGAATCTTATCTCAGTGAAGAAGGCTTCTcactttaagtattttttttaaggtaaataaaactttaaaggtAGCTTTAAGTTGAATAGTATTTGCCATTTAGCATAGGCCTTTTTAGGAAATAAGCCTAATGGTTGGTAATTTTAAGTTCCCTCTTTCTCGCAAGGACAATGAAAAGCTTGAATTGGGTGTTTAAAGTGCAACGTGTTCCTTTGTAATAATAGATGTTTCATAGACTTTCTGCTACTTTGCTGCTATGGTTTTCTCTACGAGCTACATAATTTAgtttcatataaaatttcatCGATGTAGAACCTAATTCAACTTAAAACTGTGTGTTTGGGAAAACTCTCTTACTGTCTCACAATAGGTTGACAACATTTCTCTCGCCAAAAATAGCTAAATACCTCAATCAGTCTCAGAATGTCATTTTGGTACTTTGCTGGCCACACAAGCCATTATTCACTAGTATGACTAGTTGTGTCCTGCagtttatatatttaactttctttatgtctgtggattttttttccttcaaagtttaataaatttattttcttggatTCACAATGGTCTGTGTCTCTTGTCAAACACGCACATGCAAAGCACCCTAACCCCAACTGCACACCGAGTCCTTCTTGTTGTAAGGGGACCATGGTGTGGTTGGCTTAAACACATGGGCAGGCGTGTGGAGAGTTTTATTCTGTGCTGGAATATGGAGACACAGTAGACACATCTCCCGATCTTTCTGTGCGGAAGCAGGAGCCCAACCTACAAACAAACACCTTCCTGGCCTGCCTGGACCGCACCCTCTGGGGCCCTCAGAGTCCTGTTTTGGATGCATTCGAGTTTGCGTGGCGAGTGTGtcgtggggggggcggggagcttgAGTCTTTAAGCGACATTTCTAGCTTGAGCATGTCTCCTGGAGGAGGGAATCAGGGCTACCTGGCACATATTAGCTGCTTGTCACCTTGGGAAGCGGATTGGAAgtcaggcctgggagggaggtggcGAGGTAGGTAGTGCAGGAGCCTGGGAGCGCAGGGAAGCAGGGTGGCCTAGGTTCCTCCCCAGGGGGTGCCAAGTGGGTTTCACCAAGTCACAGCCTCCTGAGCAGGCACAGGGTCCTAGGTGGTGGGAGTCTGTCAGGGCCCTGAGAAGGCCACTGAGCAATTAGCTTTAGCAAGTTGGATGCAAACGGTCACAACTTTTCATAATACCAGAGGGTTACCttcactacagaaaaaaaaaattctccaccTGCTGCCTTCTGCCTTTGGAGCTGCCTGAAAGAGCCGTGGGTGAAGCCTCAGctgccttctttcttctgtggAAATACAATTTGGAAAATTATGTCTCTTCTTTCACTAAGATTCTGGAACACATACTGCTTCAACATCCACAAAACAAGGGTCACCGCTTAAGCATCAGATATTTGTTTCCTACATAAGCTAAGCCAGCCTCATGATATTGTAAGTTTGTCatatgaacatatgggtgctttAGGGAATCAcgagggaagggaaaggacagaaaaagcaCACTTCTTTCTGTTTCAGGAGATTGATGTCACATCAAAGATGGTCACACGTGTGTTCCTGCATTCAAGCTTCTCAGGGCTTCTAAGATAGACTCACCCTGAGGTCTATTTATATGTTGCAATATTCACCAGCGAACCTAGTTTCACACCAAAATACAAAGTGTCTTTCCATGTTCCCTGCTTAGGGTAAGAAATAGGGGAAACTAAACATAACCTAAATTCAAGCTCCTCAATGTAGAACTCAGGACCCCACATAATTTGCCCAATCGTCTTGCAGGCTTAGTAGCTAAGAGCTCAGAGTGAAGGGCACAACTCCTGGAAAAGAATTTGACCTTGGTTAACATTCAAGCTCTGCTCCCTTGGACATCTAATAAGAGCATCACGCCAACTATGTTACACAGGCAAAATTGCTCATGTTTAAAAGGATCTCTGATAAATTACATCCGGATGGGGAGAAACACTCAATACCTGGAAAGACACCATATTTGTGACTTGAGTGTGGTGAGTCTTGAAACTGACCATGTCCCCTATGGGGACACGGGAAGCAATGCCTATGGGATTGTAACAAGAGCCGTTGGCTCCAATGGGGCATAGAGATTCTAAGGGGTTGGGCGGGGGGACTCCTTCACCTACCCAATAGGAGACTCATTCCTTTGCATGGAAGCTGTCAgttggggaggaaaggaaagaaaacactggACAGCTGTATAAACAACCTGCATGCACTGTTGCCATGACAACcactatgaagcagaaagcccAGTGCTGTCCTGTCCTCTGTCCTTCCCGTCCTACATTCCCCTGATTAGACCGGGGCCAGCTGTGGTTTGTGGCCGTCTGGGAGATGGTGACTTGAACCTAAGAAGATCCCCTTGCGGATATAGCGAGAGACATTTGCCACTCCTTGAACAGAGTGTGTCCCCGCCCATCTCTGTCCTTACTCACATCCCCCCACCTGAAAAGCTCCCGCTTACCAGTGCTGCTGCTGAAATTCGCCTCATCCTTCGTGGCCCAGCCCCGCTGTCTCCTTCGTGAAGCCCCCCTCCCTGATTCCCTTCAACCTTAAGGGAGCACTTTGTTCTGTGAACCACTTTCAATGCCTCAGACTCTGGCTGTTAGCACACCTGACAATGCCTAGGATGGGTTTGCTAACACAGGTCCCAGGGCACACCTGCTCCCTGAGTAGTTCTTAAGTGAGGGATTCCCCAATCAAATGCATCTGGAAAACACTTCCACTACACTTCCCTCTGGGAGAGCCAGAAGGCACATGGGCACTTCAAAACTTCTACAgttaaaaaacaatcaaacaaaaagaaacccctCTCTTTAAATCTAATATTATTTCCCCATTTATTTAACTATGAAAAATAGGATAAAGGAGTAGCCATTATTATAGCTATTAACACTGGGAAAAGCTGCTCCAATTAGGCTAACTGGCAGACCTGGCCCAAAATTCAGTCACAGTACGTTTCAGGTGACTGTGAAAGTGAACAAAGCATCCTTACATTGTACCATCACCTTCTCAATAAAACTTCCTCAACAGTAAAAGGCAAagggaagcaaaaggaaaaatgaacaaatgagactatattgagctaaaaagtttctgcacaacaaaggaaaatattaacaaaacaaaaagacaaactacCGAATGGGAGGGCATATTGGCCAATGGGATACATCCGATAAGGAACtgatacaacttaacaccaaaaaatcaattcagttaaaaaataggcaaagaacctgaataaacacttctccaaagatgacatataaatggccagtagacatatgaaaagatgctcaacttcactaatcatcagagagatgcaaattaaaaccacaatgagatttcctctcacacctgtcagaacggacaccatcaataaatcaacaaacaacaagtgctgatgaggatgtggagaaagaggaaccctccTGCGCTGCTGGTTGGGATACAAatcggtgcagccactttggagaaCAATATGGAGGTTGCTCAAACAAGTTAAAAATAGatctaccttatgacccagcaattctacttctggttatttatcaAAGACACCCAAAATGCTGATTCTAAAAGATACATGGAGCCCTCCAATCATTGCAGTGATACCTACATTAACCacgctatggaagcaacccaagtgtccgtTGATAGATCAATGGAGAAAAAGATGCGGTGCATgcgtgcaatggaatattactcggccatgaaaaagaatggaagcttgccatttgtgacaacatggatgcacCCAAGAgtatcacactaagtgaaatgagtctgacagacaaagacaagtaccatatgatttcagttatatgtggcATGTAgagaacaaaacaagcaaaacggaaacaaactcatagatacagagaacaaattgatggttgccaaatgggaggggtgTTGAGGCCTGGGCaaaaaaggtgatgggattaagatgCACAAATGAGcagttgttaaaaaaaacagtcacagagatgtaatgTACAGTAGAACATATAGTTACTAATATCATAATAACGACATATAGTGCCGGGTGGGGACTAGACTTAACAGGgtgatcacttcctaagttacagaaatgtctaatcactatgtggtacacctgaaactaatataacactATGTATCAGCTGTAagtgaaaatttttttattgcatgATTAAAATAACTACAGATTCTTCTCATTGCAACTCaggcacatttcttttttcatatatggAACAGCATTTTCTAAGAACTTGGAAGCCATAGAGAATTCTTCATCTTCTCTGTGACAATGGACTTCTGTGTCTCTGCTGAGACAGACTCTGAATTGCCCCTCTCTTCAGCTGGAAGACTGGAGCAGAAGGACTAACACATGGGGCTTAACCAACAATTGACGAATTCTCTTTCCCAATAGTGCACCATGTGCGTGCTGAGACGTGCTTGCTGTGCTGCTACAGAATGATACGTATCTGTTTCACTCGAACAAAAATAATTCCCTCCTTATTGCTGTctgctgaatttaaaaaaaaataataaatcacccAGACAGAACTTCAGACATAACAGATTTTTTCCTGGTAGTCCCAGGAAGCAGTCTTTGTGGGGTTATATAGAAAAGCAATTttctattgattaaaaaaaaagactctacACGATCGCTCCGTGAGCATTGAGATGTTAGCAGCATTTTCTTTAAGTACCAAATAATTTGTCGGGAAATTGTATGCACTCTGTCTTTCCCAGCTGTGCTGTAGTTGAAACTCCAACGTGGAGACATTCCTATCGTTTGCTTTCCTTTAGATGGTACCGTATGATAAAACTGATTTGCAAAGGATTTTGATGTTCTAAAGCACTTTCTTATGTACTTTTTTAAACATAACAAATCTGTGTTAAAGGCAAGTCAGACATCTCTTTTAacgttttacagaagaggaaatcacAGCTCAGAAAACCTAAGAGATTCTCCCAGCGTTAATTAACTAGTAAGTGATGAAGCCAGGACAAAAGCACAGACCTTCTGACTAGTCCAGTAGTCCAAGAACAATGTCGACTATAACACTACTTGATCGGGGGCAGAGGGGGGGCCACAGAGGGAGTAGCTTCTGATCCTATTCTCAgtgtggagaaaatggagaatTGTTATATAATATCCATGGATGCAAGGAATCGCCTGCTAAAGGTTCTTTTCCTGCTAAACATACCCAGTGGTGTGCTACTAAATGTTTAACAACCTGTCCTCCAGGAGGGGGGTGCGTCTAGGCTTGCAACATTTGCCAGTTTCCGTGGTGGAAGTACTCCCAAGTGGCTGACTTTAGCTGCCAGTGTTTCGTCCCTGAACACAAAGTTGGGAAGCGGTTGTACACTCCGCTCTCAGAAGACGGTACAAATGGCGCCAGCACACAGAGTCCACACAGCCTTATAACTCCATCCAGTGGGTGGCACTTTTTATAAAGACTCGAGAGCATTTCTAACTATCGTCAAGCACtcaccgtgtgccaggcactattctaaggaCTTTGTGTACATGGGCTTATTTTAACCCTTACATCAATCCAATGAGGTACACTCTATAATTCTGTCACTCCCAGTTTACTGCAATGGAAGCTGAGGCACACATGGTGAACTTGACTGACGTGACAACATTAGCAAACGCTGGCGCAGGATGAAGCACAAGCACTCTAGCTCCAGGGCCCCTGCAGTGGACTCAGTGCTGCTTCCACATAATCATAGTGTCCACATCTGATGTAAGTAATTGTAACAGGAGCCAGCCAATCAGTCAGCTCGTAGTAACCCAGGCAGACAGTTCACCTCCAGTATTGCTCATCTTCACACAACATGGCATCGTCTTCCCAGACCTTCAGCGACAACCATCTAGATGAACACCTGGGGAAAACAGCGATGGCCCAATGTCTGCTCTGAGTCTTTGCGTGGCGGTGGTGATTTCATCTGGTGCCCCTCCCCTTCGCTCCAAGTTTGCTGCTGGCCACTGAGCAGAACTGGA is a window of Desmodus rotundus isolate HL8 chromosome 1, HLdesRot8A.1, whole genome shotgun sequence DNA encoding:
- the GHR gene encoding growth hormone receptor isoform X2 translates to MDLWKLLLTLAVAGSSDAFPGSEAIPALLNRASQSLQRVHPGLGTNSSGKPKFTKCRSPELETFSCHWTDGGHRGFESPGLAQLFYIRRNTQEWTQEWTQEWKECPDYVTAGENSCYFNASYTSIWTPYCIKLISYGGTVDQKCFSVEEIVQPDPPTGLNWTLLNISLTGIHADIQVKWEPPSNADVQKGWIVLEYELQYKEINETQWKMMDPVASTSVPVYSLRLDKEYEVRVRSRQRNSDKYGEFSEVLYVTLPQTSPLPCEEDFQFPWFFLIIFGLFGLTVILLLFIFSKQQRIKMLILPPVPVPKIKGIDPDLFKEGKLEEVNTILAVHDNYKPEFYNDDSWVEFIELDIDDLDEKTEGSDTDRLLSNDRQKSLHILGAKDDDSGRTSCYDPDILEADFDAGDMGDDTSKVAQPQRLKGEADLLCLDVKNQNNPPFSDAPPATQEPSVTPAEENKPRPLLLGDAESTHPAAHAQLSNPSSLANIDFYAQVSDITPAGSVVLSPGQKNKAGISQCDTHPEVVSFCQANFIMDNAYFCEADAKKCIAAAPHVEVDSRAETSFNQEDIYITTESLTTTAGRSGTSERAPSSETPVPDYTSIHIVQSPQGLLLNAMALPLPDKEFLSSCGYVSTDQLNKIMP
- the GHR gene encoding growth hormone receptor isoform X1, with the translated sequence MRTRALSPEARLEGPTGMDLWKLLLTLAVAGSSDAFPGSEAIPALLNRASQSLQRVHPGLGTNSSGKPKFTKCRSPELETFSCHWTDGGHRGFESPGLAQLFYIRRNTQEWTQEWTQEWKECPDYVTAGENSCYFNASYTSIWTPYCIKLISYGGTVDQKCFSVEEIVQPDPPTGLNWTLLNISLTGIHADIQVKWEPPSNADVQKGWIVLEYELQYKEINETQWKMMDPVASTSVPVYSLRLDKEYEVRVRSRQRNSDKYGEFSEVLYVTLPQTSPLPCEEDFQFPWFFLIIFGLFGLTVILLLFIFSKQQRIKMLILPPVPVPKIKGIDPDLFKEGKLEEVNTILAVHDNYKPEFYNDDSWVEFIELDIDDLDEKTEGSDTDRLLSNDRQKSLHILGAKDDDSGRTSCYDPDILEADFDAGDMGDDTSKVAQPQRLKGEADLLCLDVKNQNNPPFSDAPPATQEPSVTPAEENKPRPLLLGDAESTHPAAHAQLSNPSSLANIDFYAQVSDITPAGSVVLSPGQKNKAGISQCDTHPEVVSFCQANFIMDNAYFCEADAKKCIAAAPHVEVDSRAETSFNQEDIYITTESLTTTAGRSGTSERAPSSETPVPDYTSIHIVQSPQGLLLNAMALPLPDKEFLSSCGYVSTDQLNKIMP